Proteins encoded within one genomic window of Polaribacter sp. NJDZ03:
- a CDS encoding SusC/RagA family TonB-linked outer membrane protein: MKKSTLFFITMLFFSAVLFAQEKSVVVTVVDSDQVPIPGVSVVLKGTTKGGSTDFDGVVTIKLSSGDIIVVSSLGYTTKEVTVANEQNLKISISESLSQLDEVVIVAYGTQKRETVTSSVVQIDAEKLADVTTPEVASMLQGKVTGVQVLPGGGSPGASPSILIRGRSSINSTNSPLWVVDGVIIGNSDPKLNPNDVASISVLKDASATALYGNRGANGVIIVTSKRGKIGAKPQVKVSLKSGVNVFNPGNFRLMNSQELYDLHTEIGNPNPWFTEDLLNRDYDWVDGATQDAFVKDASITFTSATETHNLFMSMGYYNEQGTVIGNELDRYTFRTNLDYKITDKLTIKPKINFVFDGRDDTREANLYEAYTNMPWDNPFAEDGSVINANTSQGDDWLGRDKRNFFYDRQWNYSDSQSFDLFASFDFEYKLAPNLTFISTNNFRYGTYESFSYTDPRSNGGKSTNGSISDYTYRNLTRFTNQMLKYSNTFNDDHTINLLAGYEYNDGSSKNITTGSENVVVNGEVQSVGLKASVANGDASEFAQQSFLFSGDYDYKGLYFAKGSVRVDGASAFAKDYRYGTFYSIAAGWNIHKEDFFNIDDINILKLRASHGAVGNQPGGFGYLSTYDVKFQYAGIIAAKPLRLGTENLTWEKAIETNIGLESRFFNKVDLAVDFYNKENSGLLYYRALSDQTGFSGRFENIGSITNKGVEFSLGADIVNKDDFGINVGFNASFNQNNIKKLADGTDIISGSTILREGEELGTFYMRKWLGVNPGNGAPVYEKIEEDGTVSTTADYNDATVQIVGSSNPDFTGGFNTNIRYKNFTLSSNWSFAYGAELYNSSRNLFDSDGYYLQFNQMVLPEGSSRWENPGDIVTHPKPRIGGYPGSNQTSSRYLEDGSYLRLNNVRVSFDIPENVLSKIGVTGANIYLTGDNLATFTKFTGVDPTIGGAGGFTDLGYPIPKRYALGLNITF; encoded by the coding sequence ATGAAAAAAAGTACCTTATTTTTTATAACAATGCTATTCTTTTCGGCGGTACTATTTGCCCAAGAAAAGTCTGTTGTTGTTACCGTGGTAGATAGTGACCAAGTGCCAATACCAGGTGTAAGTGTTGTTCTTAAAGGAACAACCAAAGGAGGGTCTACAGATTTTGATGGTGTTGTAACCATTAAATTAAGTTCTGGAGATATTATTGTCGTTTCTTCTCTTGGGTATACAACCAAAGAAGTAACAGTTGCAAATGAACAAAATTTAAAAATTTCTATAAGTGAGAGTTTAAGTCAATTAGACGAAGTGGTAATTGTTGCTTATGGTACTCAAAAAAGAGAGACTGTAACTTCTTCTGTTGTGCAAATAGACGCAGAAAAATTAGCCGATGTAACCACTCCAGAAGTAGCATCTATGTTACAAGGTAAAGTTACTGGAGTACAAGTTTTACCTGGTGGTGGATCACCTGGAGCTTCTCCAAGTATTTTAATTAGAGGTAGATCTTCAATCAACTCTACAAATTCACCATTGTGGGTAGTAGACGGTGTTATTATTGGTAATAGTGATCCTAAATTAAACCCTAATGATGTTGCTAGTATTTCTGTTTTAAAGGATGCATCTGCAACTGCTTTATACGGTAACAGAGGTGCAAATGGTGTAATTATAGTTACTTCTAAAAGAGGTAAAATAGGCGCTAAACCACAAGTTAAGGTTTCTTTAAAAAGTGGTGTAAATGTATTTAATCCTGGAAACTTTAGATTAATGAATTCTCAAGAACTATATGATCTTCATACAGAAATAGGGAATCCGAATCCTTGGTTTACAGAAGATTTATTAAATAGAGATTACGATTGGGTAGATGGAGCAACACAAGATGCTTTTGTAAAAGATGCTTCTATAACTTTTACATCTGCTACAGAAACTCATAATTTATTTATGTCTATGGGGTATTATAATGAACAAGGTACCGTTATAGGAAATGAGCTTGACAGATATACTTTCCGTACAAATTTAGATTATAAAATAACCGATAAATTAACGATTAAACCTAAAATCAATTTTGTTTTTGATGGTAGAGATGATACAAGAGAAGCTAATTTATACGAAGCTTATACAAATATGCCTTGGGACAATCCTTTTGCAGAAGATGGCTCTGTAATAAATGCAAATACTTCTCAAGGAGATGATTGGTTGGGTAGAGATAAAAGAAACTTTTTCTATGACCGTCAATGGAATTATTCAGACTCACAATCTTTTGACTTGTTTGCAAGTTTCGATTTTGAATACAAACTAGCTCCAAACTTAACTTTTATATCTACTAATAACTTTAGATATGGAACGTATGAATCTTTTAGCTATACAGATCCAAGATCTAACGGAGGTAAATCTACCAACGGTTCTATAAGCGATTATACCTATAGAAACTTAACAAGATTTACAAATCAAATGTTAAAATATTCTAACACTTTTAATGATGATCATACTATAAACCTTTTAGCAGGTTATGAGTATAATGATGGTAGTTCTAAAAACATTACTACTGGGTCTGAAAATGTGGTTGTAAACGGAGAAGTACAAAGTGTTGGTTTAAAAGCTTCTGTTGCCAATGGTGACGCAAGTGAATTTGCTCAGCAATCTTTCCTATTCTCTGGAGATTATGATTACAAAGGTTTATATTTTGCTAAAGGATCTGTAAGAGTAGATGGTGCATCTGCATTTGCAAAAGACTACCGTTATGGTACGTTTTATTCTATAGCTGCAGGTTGGAATATTCACAAAGAAGATTTTTTTAATATCGATGATATAAATATCTTAAAACTAAGAGCCAGTCATGGTGCAGTTGGTAATCAACCAGGTGGTTTTGGGTATTTAAGTACGTATGATGTTAAATTTCAATATGCTGGTATTATTGCAGCAAAACCGCTTAGGTTAGGTACCGAAAATTTAACTTGGGAAAAAGCCATTGAAACAAATATTGGTTTAGAGTCTAGATTTTTTAATAAAGTAGATTTAGCAGTAGATTTTTATAACAAAGAAAATTCTGGATTACTTTACTACAGAGCATTATCAGACCAAACAGGTTTTAGTGGTAGGTTTGAAAATATTGGATCTATTACTAACAAAGGTGTTGAATTTTCTTTAGGTGCAGACATCGTAAATAAAGATGATTTTGGAATTAATGTTGGCTTTAATGCTAGTTTTAATCAAAATAACATAAAAAAGCTTGCAGATGGTACAGATATCATTAGCGGATCTACCATTCTTAGAGAAGGTGAAGAATTAGGTACTTTCTACATGAGAAAATGGTTAGGTGTAAACCCAGGTAATGGAGCTCCTGTTTATGAAAAAATCGAAGAAGATGGTACTGTAAGTACTACAGCAGATTATAATGATGCTACTGTACAAATTGTAGGAAGTTCTAACCCAGACTTTACAGGTGGTTTTAATACCAATATTAGATATAAAAATTTCACTTTAAGTTCTAACTGGAGTTTTGCTTACGGAGCAGAATTATACAATTCTTCTCGTAATTTATTTGATTCAGACGGGTATTATTTACAATTTAATCAAATGGTATTGCCAGAAGGTTCTAGTAGATGGGAAAATCCAGGAGATATTGTTACGCATCCAAAACCTAGAATTGGTGGTTATCCAGGAAGTAACCAAACTTCTTCTCGTTATTTAGAAGACGGAAGTTATTTAAGATTAAATAATGTTAGAGTTTCTTTTGACATACCAGAAAATGTACTAAGTAAAATTGGTGTAACTGGAGCAAACATCTATTTAACAGGAGATAACCTAGCTACTTTTACGAAGTTTACAGGTGTAGATCCTACTATTGGAGGAGCTGGTGGTTTTACAGATTTAGGCTACCCTATTCCAAAGCGTTATGCATTAGGACTTAATATTACGTTTTAA